A genomic region of Streptomyces diastaticus subsp. diastaticus contains the following coding sequences:
- a CDS encoding alkaline phosphatase D family protein, whose protein sequence is MPTASLPDSPTVPAVPAPPAPPSRSARHDAALRAAARGLDRRRLLTLGGAAAALAFATNLPAAGAAQAAGFDARRLREDPFTLGVASGDPHPSSVLLWTRLAPRPFEPDSGLPASRITVEWELAHDERFTRGVRRGRTTAHPEFHHSVHVEADGLDAGRVYYYRFRAGSFTSPVGRTRTTPGEGAKTGELAFAAVSCQAYHDGYFTAYRHLADEDVDVVLHLGDYLYEYAVNAAGGARGYTDRVLPAVFNRETTTLEDYRLRYALYKSDPDLIAAHAAHPFVVTWDDHETENNYAGGQPENDVPPEEFLLRRAAAYRAYWENQPLRLPQRPTGPDMRLYRRLHWGDLAQFDILDTRQYRSDQAYGDGWQTPGPESEDPSRTMTGAAQERWLLDGWRTSRARWNVVPQQVTFSQRRNATGSAYKLSMDSWDGYPASRERLLAGAEQAGVDHLMVLTGDVHVGYGFDIKRDYADQGSRTLGTELVATSIASGKDGADRPANWETYHAANPHLKFYNGRRGYLTVRLGEESARADFRTVSAVTVPGASLTTAGSFVTERRSPGLKPA, encoded by the coding sequence GTGCCCACCGCTTCCCTGCCTGACTCCCCCACCGTTCCGGCCGTCCCCGCGCCACCCGCCCCGCCGTCCCGTTCCGCGCGCCACGACGCCGCCCTGCGCGCCGCCGCCCGGGGCCTGGACCGGCGGCGGCTGCTGACGCTGGGCGGCGCCGCCGCGGCCCTCGCCTTCGCCACCAACCTGCCTGCGGCGGGAGCCGCGCAGGCCGCCGGCTTCGACGCGCGGCGGCTGCGCGAGGACCCGTTCACGCTCGGGGTCGCGTCCGGCGACCCGCACCCCTCGTCGGTGCTGCTGTGGACCCGGCTCGCGCCCCGCCCCTTCGAGCCGGACAGCGGACTGCCCGCCTCCCGGATCACCGTCGAGTGGGAGCTGGCCCACGACGAGCGGTTCACCCGGGGCGTCAGACGCGGCCGGACCACCGCGCACCCCGAGTTCCACCACAGCGTCCACGTGGAGGCCGACGGCCTCGACGCGGGCCGGGTGTACTACTACCGCTTCCGCGCCGGCAGCTTCACCAGCCCGGTCGGCCGCACCCGCACCACGCCCGGCGAGGGCGCAAAGACCGGCGAGCTGGCCTTCGCCGCCGTCTCCTGCCAGGCCTACCACGACGGCTACTTCACCGCCTACCGCCACCTCGCGGACGAGGACGTCGACGTCGTCCTGCACCTCGGCGACTACCTCTACGAGTACGCGGTGAACGCCGCCGGAGGCGCCCGCGGGTACACCGACCGGGTGCTGCCCGCCGTCTTCAACCGGGAGACCACCACTTTGGAGGACTACCGGCTGAGGTACGCCCTCTACAAGTCCGATCCGGACCTGATCGCCGCGCACGCCGCGCACCCCTTCGTGGTCACCTGGGACGACCACGAGACGGAGAACAACTACGCGGGCGGCCAGCCGGAGAACGACGTGCCGCCCGAGGAGTTCCTGCTGCGCCGGGCCGCCGCCTACCGGGCGTACTGGGAGAACCAGCCGCTCCGGCTGCCGCAGCGCCCCACCGGCCCCGACATGCGGCTCTACCGGCGGCTGCACTGGGGGGACCTGGCCCAGTTCGACATCCTCGACACCCGCCAGTACCGCTCCGACCAGGCGTACGGCGACGGCTGGCAGACGCCGGGGCCGGAGTCCGAGGACCCTTCGCGCACCATGACCGGCGCCGCCCAGGAGCGGTGGCTGCTCGACGGCTGGCGCACCTCCCGGGCCCGCTGGAACGTCGTCCCGCAGCAGGTGACCTTCTCCCAGCGGCGCAACGCCACCGGCTCCGCCTACAAGCTCTCCATGGACTCCTGGGACGGCTACCCCGCCTCCCGCGAGCGGCTGCTCGCCGGGGCCGAGCAGGCGGGCGTCGACCACCTGATGGTGCTCACCGGGGACGTGCACGTCGGCTACGGCTTCGACATCAAGCGGGACTACGCCGACCAGGGCTCGCGCACGCTCGGCACCGAGCTGGTCGCCACCTCGATCGCCAGCGGCAAGGACGGCGCCGACCGGCCCGCCAACTGGGAGACCTACCACGCGGCCAACCCGCACCTGAAGTTCTACAACGGCCGTCGCGGCTACCTCACGGTCCGGCTCGGCGAGGAGTCGGCGCGCGCCGACTTCCGTACCGTGTCGGCCGTGACCGTGCCCGGCGCGTCGCTGACCACAGCCGGGTCGTTCGTCACCGAGCGCCGCTCCCCCGGCCTGAAGCCCGCCTGA
- a CDS encoding ATP-grasp domain-containing protein, which produces MSVPQENKGLDIFVVGLDESNLDTLCAVPGAEEFTFHPLLSPEELQQGEIDFPELLRKARATLDAFEGTVDAVVGYWDFPVSTLVPILSRERGLRSSSLESIVRCEHKYWSRLVQREAAPEAVPGFGLVDLAAEVPRPPEGVSFPMWLKPVKSFSSELAFGVRDEQEFRQAVAEIKKGVGRVGGPFEHILDRLDLPAEVAAAGGAACLAEETLTGVQVAVEGFVHEGEVVVYGVLDSHTYPNSACFLRHQYPAELPAETVERIVDVSRRVIGRVGMESVTFSIEFFYDPESGAVKILEINPRHSQSHAEMFEHVDGVPNHHRMISLALGRDPRVKQGDGPYEYGAKWYYRVFHDGVVRRVPTPDEVARIERETPGVKVHVVPEEGVRLSEMPGQDSYSAELAHIYVGADSDKELEVKYDRVVEALEFEIDDAA; this is translated from the coding sequence ATGTCCGTTCCTCAGGAGAACAAAGGTCTCGACATATTCGTCGTGGGGCTCGACGAGAGCAATCTCGACACCTTGTGCGCGGTGCCGGGTGCCGAGGAATTCACCTTCCATCCGCTGTTGTCGCCGGAGGAACTCCAGCAGGGTGAGATCGATTTCCCCGAGCTGCTGCGCAAGGCGCGGGCCACGCTCGACGCGTTCGAGGGCACCGTGGACGCGGTGGTGGGCTACTGGGACTTCCCGGTGAGCACGCTGGTGCCGATCCTTTCGCGGGAGCGCGGGCTGCGCTCCAGCTCCCTGGAGTCGATCGTGCGCTGTGAGCACAAGTACTGGAGCCGTCTGGTCCAGCGTGAGGCCGCACCGGAGGCGGTACCGGGGTTCGGCCTGGTCGACCTGGCCGCCGAGGTGCCCCGGCCGCCCGAGGGCGTGTCGTTCCCGATGTGGCTCAAGCCCGTCAAGTCGTTCTCCTCGGAGCTGGCCTTCGGTGTCCGTGACGAGCAGGAGTTCCGCCAGGCGGTGGCCGAGATCAAGAAGGGCGTCGGGCGGGTCGGCGGCCCGTTCGAGCACATCCTGGACCGGCTGGACCTGCCGGCGGAGGTCGCCGCGGCGGGCGGCGCCGCCTGCCTCGCCGAGGAGACGCTGACCGGTGTGCAGGTCGCCGTCGAGGGCTTCGTGCACGAGGGCGAGGTCGTGGTCTACGGCGTGCTGGACTCGCACACGTACCCCAACAGCGCCTGTTTCCTGCGCCACCAGTACCCGGCGGAGCTGCCCGCCGAGACGGTGGAACGGATCGTGGACGTCTCGCGGCGCGTCATCGGCCGGGTGGGAATGGAGTCGGTGACGTTCAGCATCGAGTTCTTCTACGACCCGGAGTCCGGCGCCGTGAAGATCCTGGAGATCAATCCGCGCCATTCACAGTCGCACGCGGAGATGTTCGAACACGTCGACGGAGTTCCCAACCACCACCGCATGATATCCCTCGCACTCGGCCGCGATCCGCGCGTCAAGCAGGGAGACGGGCCTTACGAATACGGCGCCAAGTGGTACTACCGGGTGTTCCACGACGGTGTCGTACGGCGTGTTCCGACGCCCGACGAAGTGGCCCGGATCGAACGGGAGACACCGGGTGTGAAGGTCCACGTGGTGCCCGAGGAGGGGGTGCGGCTCTCCGAGATGCCCGGCCAGGACAGTTACAGCGCCGAACTCGCCCACATCTACGTGGGCGCCGACAGCGACAAGGAGCTGGAGGTCAAGTACGACCGCGTGGTGGAGGCGCTGGAGTTCGAGATCGACGACGCCGCCTGA
- the metX gene encoding homoserine O-acetyltransferase MetX — protein MPATPPLPPATGAWREGDPPGRRAWHHAEAPLLLESGRRLPGVRIAYETFGRPAPDRSNAILVLHALTGDSHLAGPAGPGHRAPGWWDALTGPGRPLDTDHWFLVVPNVLGGCQGTTGPASPGPGGRPWGPDFPRITVRDQVAAELLLADALGIDRWAAVIGGSMGGMRALEWAVGHPQRTGALLVLAASAAATADQIGWSAAQTAAIRADRGWQGGRYHDAAPGEGPHLGLGAARRIAHLTYRAGPELDARFGRAAQPGEDPAAGGRHQVESYLDHHADKLTRRFDAGSYLTLSAAMNSHDVGRDRGGTAAALARYRGPALIAGITSDRLYPLSQQRELAHALPGAGPLAAIDSPHGHDGFLVETDRVGRLVRRLLGRALADHPATPGP, from the coding sequence GTGCCCGCGACGCCGCCCCTCCCTCCCGCCACCGGCGCGTGGCGGGAGGGCGACCCACCGGGCCGCCGAGCCTGGCACCACGCCGAGGCCCCGCTGCTCCTGGAGAGCGGGCGGCGGCTGCCCGGTGTGCGGATCGCCTACGAGACCTTCGGGCGCCCGGCCCCTGACCGATCCAACGCCATCCTGGTGCTGCACGCCCTGACCGGCGACAGCCATCTGGCCGGACCCGCCGGTCCGGGCCACCGAGCCCCCGGCTGGTGGGACGCGCTCACCGGTCCGGGCCGCCCGCTCGACACCGACCACTGGTTCCTCGTCGTCCCCAACGTCCTCGGCGGCTGCCAGGGCACCACCGGCCCCGCCTCACCCGGACCGGGCGGACGGCCATGGGGCCCGGACTTCCCCCGGATCACCGTCCGCGACCAGGTCGCCGCCGAACTCCTGCTCGCCGACGCCCTCGGCATCGACCGGTGGGCCGCCGTCATCGGCGGCTCGATGGGTGGCATGCGCGCCCTGGAATGGGCCGTCGGCCATCCACAACGCACCGGCGCGCTGCTGGTCCTCGCCGCGTCCGCCGCCGCCACCGCCGACCAGATCGGCTGGAGCGCCGCCCAGACCGCCGCGATCCGCGCCGACCGGGGCTGGCAAGGCGGCCGCTACCACGACGCCGCCCCCGGCGAGGGCCCGCACCTCGGCCTCGGCGCCGCCCGGCGGATCGCCCACCTCACCTACCGCGCCGGGCCGGAGCTCGACGCCCGCTTCGGCCGCGCCGCCCAGCCCGGTGAGGACCCCGCCGCCGGCGGCCGCCACCAGGTCGAGTCCTACCTCGACCACCACGCCGACAAGCTCACCCGGCGCTTCGACGCGGGCAGTTACCTCACCCTCTCGGCCGCGATGAACAGCCACGACGTCGGCCGCGACCGGGGCGGCACCGCGGCCGCCCTGGCCCGCTACCGGGGCCCGGCCCTGATCGCCGGCATCACCTCCGACCGGCTGTACCCGCTCAGCCAGCAGCGTGAACTGGCCCACGCCCTGCCCGGTGCCGGTCCGCTCGCCGCGATCGACTCGCCCCACGGTCACGACGGCTTCCTGGTGGAGACCGACCGCGTCGGCCGGCTCGTCCGCCGGCTCCTCGGCCGCGCCCTCGCCGACCACCCGGCCACGCCGGGCCCCTGA
- a CDS encoding DMT family transporter — MNTSPGTSGPRARWAAPAAASVTVVLWASAFVSIRSAGEAYSPGALALGRLLAGAAVLGAVAAVRRIGLPPRGAWPGILLSGVLWFGAYMVVLNWGEREVDAGTAALLVNIGPLLIALLGGALLGEGLPRPLLAGVVVSFTGAVVVGLSTSGEGGASTLGVVLCLLAAASYAAGVVAQKPALRHAGALQVTTYGCLVGAVVCLPFLGTLVSELRAAPAGATLNMVYLGVFPTALAFTTWAFALSRTTAGRMGATTYAVPALVVLMSWALLGEVPAALALAGGALCLAGVAVSRRRGPAPAPGPEARTPVPGATE, encoded by the coding sequence ATGAACACCTCACCCGGCACCTCCGGACCCCGGGCCCGGTGGGCCGCGCCCGCCGCCGCCTCGGTCACCGTGGTCCTGTGGGCCTCGGCCTTCGTCTCCATCCGCAGCGCAGGCGAGGCGTACTCGCCCGGCGCCCTCGCCCTCGGACGCCTGCTGGCCGGGGCAGCGGTGCTCGGCGCGGTCGCCGCCGTCCGCCGGATCGGGCTGCCGCCCCGCGGCGCCTGGCCGGGCATCCTGCTCTCCGGCGTGCTGTGGTTCGGCGCCTACATGGTGGTGCTCAACTGGGGCGAGCGGGAGGTGGACGCGGGCACCGCCGCCCTGCTGGTCAACATCGGCCCGCTGCTCATCGCCCTGCTCGGTGGCGCGCTGCTCGGCGAGGGCCTGCCCAGGCCCCTGCTCGCCGGGGTCGTCGTCTCGTTCACCGGTGCCGTCGTCGTCGGCCTGTCCACCTCGGGGGAGGGCGGCGCCTCCACGCTCGGCGTCGTCCTGTGCCTGCTCGCCGCCGCCTCCTACGCGGCCGGGGTGGTGGCGCAGAAGCCGGCCCTGCGCCATGCCGGGGCACTCCAGGTCACCACCTACGGCTGCCTGGTGGGGGCCGTGGTCTGTCTGCCGTTCCTCGGCACGCTCGTGTCGGAGCTGCGCGCCGCCCCGGCCGGTGCCACCCTCAACATGGTCTACCTCGGCGTCTTCCCGACCGCGCTCGCCTTCACCACCTGGGCGTTCGCGCTCTCCCGCACCACCGCCGGGCGGATGGGCGCCACCACCTACGCCGTGCCCGCCCTGGTCGTCCTGATGTCCTGGGCCCTGCTCGGCGAGGTGCCCGCCGCCCTCGCCCTGGCCGGCGGCGCTCTCTGCCTCGCCGGGGTCGCCGTCTCCCGGCGCCGCGGACCCGCCCCCGCGCCCGGCCCCGAGGCGCGTACGCCGGTGCCGGGGGCCACGGAGTGA
- a CDS encoding ATP-dependent Lon protease, which yields MASVRRAHARAGLIGLLAAGLLGAFTPQAAAAAYSPWGYYGPVKGYKYKNRAYISDSSRLYASTTAARNGSGNVPAGYLGALARLYKGSKLCASNGYSYTSGPANSFSVPTLGKGCGAGTYHSYGVTKAYNGNGYNAVYTLKSPSLSHRSLAPATPGRGAAEPAWPRNAKGETYGSGLDARTPDGGPDLIEAYTTDGKAGFVRRAELEDEPAPASPREAIALQSKRAGEDRRIAVYDRDGTTAIGTFVITHAPGRASARHR from the coding sequence GTGGCTTCCGTACGACGTGCGCACGCGAGGGCCGGGCTCATCGGCCTCCTGGCGGCAGGACTGCTGGGCGCCTTCACGCCGCAGGCGGCCGCCGCCGCGTACAGCCCGTGGGGCTACTACGGGCCGGTCAAGGGCTACAAGTACAAGAACCGCGCGTACATCTCCGACAGTTCACGGCTCTACGCCTCGACGACGGCCGCCAGGAACGGCAGTGGCAACGTCCCCGCCGGATACCTCGGCGCCCTCGCGCGCCTCTACAAGGGCAGCAAGCTGTGCGCCTCGAACGGCTACTCCTACACCTCCGGCCCGGCCAACAGCTTCAGCGTCCCCACCCTGGGCAAGGGCTGCGGCGCCGGCACCTACCACAGCTACGGCGTGACGAAGGCGTACAACGGCAACGGCTACAACGCCGTCTACACCCTGAAGTCCCCCAGCCTCAGCCACCGGTCGCTCGCCCCGGCCACGCCCGGCCGGGGCGCGGCCGAGCCCGCCTGGCCGAGGAACGCGAAGGGAGAGACGTACGGTTCCGGCCTCGACGCGAGGACGCCGGACGGCGGACCCGACCTGATCGAGGCGTACACCACCGACGGGAAGGCCGGCTTCGTCAGGCGGGCGGAGCTGGAGGACGAACCGGCGCCCGCCTCGCCGCGGGAGGCGATCGCCCTCCAGTCGAAACGGGCCGGTGAGGACCGGCGCATCGCCGTGTACGACCGTGACGGCACCACCGCGATCGGCACCTTCGTGATCACCCACGCCCCGGGCCGCGCGTCCGCACGGCACCGCTGA
- a CDS encoding CocE/NonD family hydrolase, protein MRFVSNLPHPVKVEEHVRVPMSDGVRLSARIWRPVSSDAHPVPAVLEAIPYRKRDLSSVRDSMHHPYIAGHGYACLRVDLRGTGDSEGVLRDEYLEREQQDAEEVLAWIADQPWCDGATGMMGISWGAFAALQTAARRPPGLKAVVLASFTDDRYDDDMHYMGGAMLTDNLAEAGTMFAYATCPPDPAVVGESWREMWHERLEGSAPWVVEWLRHQRRDAYWRHASLCEEYAALQVPVLASSGWADGYSNAVTRLLEHVDVPRKGLIGPWSHKFPHLGEPGPAIGYLQEVVRWWDHWLKGEENGVMDGPMLRSWMQESMPPSTSYEERPGRWVGEPGLPSPRVEPAVHPLFPHRVGRPGEAAPQGPGKDGPLTVRSPLSVGQFAGKWASYNAPPDLPYDQREEDGGSLVFDSDPLPERVEILGTPTVELEFTVDRPVAQVAARLSDVAPDGAATRITYGVLNLTHLAGGDPEPLEPGRRYRATVRLNGIAQAFPPGHRVRLSLSTSYWPLAWPPPEPVLLSVEPGASTLTLPVRPVGEPDEGISFEEPEAAAPAATTERAAPEQSWQVSRDLVDYRSALDIVKDSGTTHYEEIDLDVGRRAVERYDWVADDFGSVRGRSAWTMRFTRGDWDTRTETDTVLTCDEKQYHVHATLDAYEGGERVFSRNWKVSVDRDLT, encoded by the coding sequence ATGCGTTTCGTCAGCAATCTGCCCCATCCCGTCAAGGTGGAGGAGCACGTCCGCGTCCCGATGTCCGACGGGGTGCGGCTCTCCGCCCGGATCTGGCGGCCCGTCTCCTCCGACGCACACCCGGTCCCGGCGGTCCTGGAGGCCATCCCGTACCGCAAGCGGGACCTCAGCTCGGTCCGCGACTCGATGCACCACCCCTACATCGCCGGGCACGGCTACGCCTGCCTCCGTGTGGACCTGCGGGGCACCGGTGACTCGGAGGGGGTGCTCCGCGACGAGTACCTGGAGCGGGAGCAGCAGGACGCCGAGGAGGTGCTCGCCTGGATCGCCGACCAGCCCTGGTGCGATGGCGCCACCGGCATGATGGGCATCTCCTGGGGCGCGTTCGCCGCGCTCCAGACGGCGGCCCGGCGCCCGCCGGGCCTGAAGGCGGTGGTGCTCGCCTCGTTCACCGACGACCGGTACGACGACGACATGCACTACATGGGCGGGGCGATGCTCACCGACAACCTCGCCGAGGCGGGCACCATGTTCGCCTACGCCACCTGTCCGCCCGACCCGGCCGTGGTCGGGGAGAGCTGGCGCGAGATGTGGCACGAGCGGCTGGAGGGCAGCGCGCCGTGGGTGGTGGAGTGGCTGCGCCACCAGCGGCGCGACGCCTACTGGCGGCACGCCTCGCTCTGCGAGGAGTACGCCGCCCTCCAGGTGCCGGTCCTCGCCTCCAGCGGGTGGGCCGACGGGTACTCCAACGCGGTGACCCGCCTGCTGGAACACGTCGACGTGCCCCGCAAGGGACTGATCGGCCCGTGGTCGCACAAGTTCCCGCACCTGGGTGAGCCCGGCCCGGCGATCGGCTACCTCCAGGAGGTGGTGCGCTGGTGGGACCACTGGCTCAAGGGCGAGGAGAACGGTGTGATGGACGGCCCGATGCTCCGCTCCTGGATGCAGGAGAGCATGCCGCCGTCCACCTCCTACGAGGAGCGCCCCGGCCGCTGGGTCGGCGAGCCGGGGCTGCCCTCGCCGCGGGTCGAGCCGGCCGTCCATCCGCTGTTCCCGCACCGCGTCGGGCGCCCCGGTGAGGCCGCGCCACAGGGTCCGGGCAAGGACGGGCCGCTGACGGTGCGCTCACCGCTGTCGGTGGGCCAGTTCGCCGGCAAGTGGGCCTCGTACAACGCGCCACCGGACCTCCCCTACGACCAGCGGGAGGAGGACGGCGGATCGCTGGTCTTCGACAGCGATCCGCTGCCGGAACGGGTCGAGATCCTCGGCACGCCCACTGTGGAGCTGGAGTTCACCGTGGACCGGCCGGTCGCGCAGGTCGCCGCCCGGCTGTCGGACGTGGCCCCGGACGGGGCGGCGACCCGGATCACCTACGGCGTCCTCAACCTCACCCACCTGGCGGGCGGCGACCCGGAGCCGCTGGAGCCGGGCCGCCGGTACCGGGCCACCGTGCGGCTCAACGGCATCGCCCAGGCGTTCCCGCCCGGCCACCGGGTACGGCTCTCGCTCTCCACCTCGTACTGGCCGCTGGCCTGGCCGCCGCCTGAGCCGGTGCTGCTGTCGGTGGAGCCGGGGGCGAGCACGCTGACGCTGCCGGTGCGGCCGGTGGGCGAGCCCGACGAGGGGATCTCCTTCGAGGAGCCGGAGGCCGCCGCGCCGGCGGCGACCACGGAGCGGGCGGCGCCCGAGCAGAGCTGGCAGGTCTCCCGCGACCTGGTCGACTACCGCTCGGCACTGGACATCGTCAAGGACAGCGGGACCACGCACTACGAGGAGATCGACCTCGACGTGGGCCGCCGGGCCGTGGAGCGCTACGACTGGGTGGCGGACGACTTCGGCTCGGTACGCGGGCGGTCCGCCTGGACGATGCGGTTCACGCGCGGCGACTGGGACACCCGTACCGAGACCGACACCGTGCTGACCTGCGACGAGAAGCAGTACCACGTGCACGCCACGCTCGACGCCTACGAGGGCGGGGAACGGGTGTTCTCCCGGAACTGGAAGGTGAGCGTCGACCGCGACCTCACCTGA
- a CDS encoding PaaI family thioesterase, translated as MTEKIPARVPGGAVAEGELTALLGTMPYAVSLGVELEAASAAETRGHLHWAPERCTIGGALHGGALMSLADAVGAVCAYLNLPAGAAGTTTVESKTNFFRALRSGTVRAVARPLHTGRSFVTVQTDLVDDEGRLAGQTTQTQAVLMPRD; from the coding sequence GTGACCGAGAAGATTCCCGCCCGCGTCCCGGGCGGAGCCGTCGCCGAGGGTGAACTCACCGCGCTGCTCGGCACCATGCCGTACGCGGTGTCGCTCGGTGTCGAGCTGGAGGCGGCCTCGGCCGCCGAGACGCGCGGCCACCTGCACTGGGCACCCGAGCGGTGCACCATCGGCGGGGCGCTGCACGGCGGGGCGCTGATGTCGCTGGCCGACGCGGTCGGCGCGGTCTGCGCCTACCTCAACCTGCCCGCCGGCGCGGCCGGCACCACCACCGTCGAGTCGAAGACCAACTTCTTCCGCGCCCTGCGCTCCGGAACGGTCCGAGCGGTGGCCCGGCCACTGCACACCGGCCGCTCCTTCGTCACCGTCCAGACCGACCTCGTCGACGACGAGGGACGGCTGGCCGGACAGACCACCCAGACCCAGGCGGTGCTGATGCCGCGCGACTGA
- a CDS encoding bifunctional o-acetylhomoserine/o-acetylserine sulfhydrylase produces the protein MSQPTDAATPTTEPAWSFETRQIHAGAAPDPATGARAVPIYQTTSFVFDDTRHAAGLFSLAEPGNIYTRIHNPTQDVLEQRVAALEGGVAAVALASGQAAETLALLTLAGAGDHLVSSTSLYGGTYNLLRHTLRRLGVEVSFVDDPDDLDAWRAAIRPTTKAVFAESLGNPRGNVLDIRGVADVAHEAGVPLVVDNTVPTPYLLRPAEHGADIVVHSATKFLGGHGTTLGGVVVDAGSFDFGAYPERFPGFTEPDPSYHGLRYWPDLGPGAFAVKLRVQLLRDLGPALSPHSAFLLLQGIETLSLRLERHTANAAALAAWLQTREEVAAVHYPGLPSSPWYESARRYLPRGAGAVVSFELRDGVEAGKRFVDAVGLFSHLANIGDVRSLIIHPASTTHSQLDEESLAATGTAPGLVRLSVGLEHLDDLKADLETGFHAARGAS, from the coding sequence ATGAGCCAGCCCACCGACGCCGCCACCCCGACCACCGAGCCCGCCTGGTCGTTCGAGACCCGGCAGATCCACGCGGGCGCCGCCCCCGACCCGGCCACCGGAGCCCGCGCGGTGCCGATCTACCAGACGACCTCGTTCGTCTTCGACGACACCCGGCACGCCGCCGGCCTCTTCTCGCTCGCCGAACCGGGCAACATCTACACCCGCATCCACAACCCCACCCAGGACGTGCTGGAGCAGCGCGTCGCCGCCCTGGAGGGCGGGGTCGCCGCCGTCGCCCTCGCCTCCGGGCAGGCGGCCGAGACCCTCGCCCTCCTCACTCTGGCCGGGGCGGGCGACCACCTCGTCTCCAGCACCTCCCTGTACGGCGGCACCTACAACCTGCTGCGGCACACCCTGCGGCGCCTGGGCGTCGAGGTGAGCTTCGTCGACGACCCGGACGACCTCGACGCCTGGCGCGCCGCGATCCGCCCCACCACCAAGGCGGTCTTCGCCGAGAGCCTCGGCAACCCGCGCGGCAACGTCCTCGACATCCGCGGCGTCGCCGACGTCGCCCACGAGGCCGGCGTCCCCCTCGTCGTCGACAACACCGTGCCCACGCCCTACCTGCTGCGCCCCGCCGAGCACGGCGCCGACATCGTCGTGCACTCCGCCACCAAGTTCCTCGGCGGCCACGGCACCACCCTCGGCGGCGTCGTCGTGGACGCGGGCAGCTTCGACTTCGGCGCGTACCCCGAGCGGTTCCCCGGCTTCACCGAGCCCGACCCCAGCTACCACGGCCTGCGCTACTGGCCGGACCTCGGCCCCGGCGCGTTCGCCGTCAAACTCCGCGTCCAACTGCTGCGCGACCTCGGCCCGGCGCTCTCCCCGCACAGCGCCTTCCTGCTGCTCCAGGGCATCGAGACGCTCAGCCTTCGCCTGGAGCGGCACACCGCCAACGCCGCCGCGCTCGCTGCGTGGCTCCAGACCCGCGAGGAGGTGGCCGCCGTCCACTACCCCGGCCTGCCGTCCAGCCCCTGGTACGAGTCCGCGCGGCGGTACCTGCCGCGCGGCGCCGGAGCCGTGGTCTCCTTCGAGCTGCGCGACGGCGTGGAGGCGGGCAAGCGGTTCGTGGACGCCGTCGGCCTCTTCAGCCACCTCGCCAACATCGGAGACGTCCGGAGCCTGATCATCCACCCGGCCTCCACCACCCACAGCCAACTCGACGAGGAGTCCCTCGCCGCCACCGGCACCGCCCCCGGCCTGGTCCGCCTCTCCGTGGGCCTGGAACACCTGGACGACCTCAAGGCCGACCTGGAGACCGGGTTCCACGCGGCGAGGGGCGCGTCCTGA
- a CDS encoding iron-siderophore ABC transporter substrate-binding protein, which translates to MSSLFSQARRKAVAVSAAATALVVVLGGCSSSNEDKPSASAKSDGAFPVSIKSKLGTAEIPEEPKKVVTLGQGSAETAIALGTTPVGIESYEWGSDKSGYLPWINEAVKEKGDKLPKQFAGGEDIDFETITELEPDVILAPWSGVTEEQYDILKDIAPTVAYPELPWSTNWDEQIEIIAKALGKSDEGEGLIKDIKKQFADAAATRPKYKDVTFSYIYTDGPGSLGVFLPEEQRVEMLTGLGLTVDPVVKTFKEVEGTDSAIIGLENAEKLKDSDLLFTFYTDKKTRAEIEKQPLYAAMPAVKRGSLVTSEDTSFVTASSIINPLTVPWVVERYLPMIDDAVETLD; encoded by the coding sequence ATGTCATCGTTGTTCTCGCAGGCCCGCCGCAAGGCGGTCGCCGTCTCGGCCGCGGCCACCGCGCTCGTCGTCGTCCTCGGCGGCTGCTCCTCCTCGAACGAGGACAAGCCGAGCGCCTCCGCCAAGAGCGACGGTGCCTTCCCCGTCTCCATCAAGAGCAAGCTCGGCACCGCCGAGATACCCGAGGAGCCGAAGAAGGTCGTCACCCTCGGCCAGGGTTCCGCCGAGACCGCCATCGCGCTCGGCACCACCCCGGTCGGCATCGAGAGCTACGAGTGGGGCAGCGACAAGTCCGGCTACCTGCCGTGGATCAACGAGGCGGTGAAGGAGAAGGGCGACAAGCTCCCCAAGCAGTTCGCCGGCGGCGAGGACATCGACTTCGAGACCATCACCGAGCTGGAGCCCGACGTCATCCTCGCCCCGTGGTCCGGCGTGACCGAGGAGCAGTACGACATCCTCAAGGACATCGCGCCGACCGTCGCCTACCCCGAGCTGCCCTGGTCGACCAACTGGGACGAGCAGATCGAGATCATCGCCAAGGCGCTCGGCAAGAGCGACGAGGGCGAGGGCCTCATCAAGGACATCAAAAAGCAGTTCGCCGACGCCGCCGCGACCCGTCCGAAGTACAAGGACGTCACCTTCTCCTACATCTACACCGACGGCCCCGGCTCGCTCGGCGTCTTCCTGCCCGAGGAGCAGCGGGTCGAGATGCTGACCGGCCTCGGCCTGACGGTCGACCCGGTGGTGAAGACCTTCAAGGAGGTCGAGGGCACCGACTCGGCCATCATCGGCCTGGAGAACGCCGAGAAGCTGAAGGACAGCGACCTGCTCTTCACCTTCTACACCGACAAGAAGACCCGCGCCGAGATCGAGAAGCAGCCGCTGTACGCCGCCATGCCGGCCGTGAAGCGCGGCTCGCTCGTCACCAGTGAGGACACCTCCTTCGTCACCGCCTCCTCGATCATCAACCCGCTCACCGTGCCGTGGGTCGTCGAGCGCTACCTGCCGATGATCGACGACGCCGTCGAGACCCTCGACTGA